One window of the Archangium primigenium genome contains the following:
- a CDS encoding sporulation protein, which translates to MGIFDKLKDVTNLVTGGSARVTLEYEPQVAYPGEDIEVRVVVTSTGGQVKSKGIFVDIKSSERLEVPRHTVTGQESPVNTTYTGFSQELQIAPAFVLEANETREFSGHVRLPSDAQPTFQGRYVRHQWSLRGRMEALGNDPDSGFLELRVASNG; encoded by the coding sequence ATGGGAATCTTCGACAAGCTCAAGGACGTGACCAACCTGGTGACGGGCGGCTCGGCCCGCGTCACCCTCGAGTACGAGCCGCAGGTGGCCTACCCCGGGGAGGACATCGAGGTGCGGGTCGTGGTCACGTCCACCGGCGGCCAGGTGAAGTCCAAGGGCATCTTCGTGGACATCAAGTCGAGCGAGCGGCTGGAGGTCCCCCGGCACACGGTGACCGGCCAGGAGAGCCCGGTGAACACCACGTACACGGGCTTCTCGCAGGAGCTGCAGATCGCCCCCGCCTTCGTGCTGGAGGCCAACGAGACGCGGGAGTTCTCCGGCCACGTGCGCCTGCCCAGCGACGCCCAGCCCACCTTCCAGGGGCGCTACGTGCGCCACCAGTGGTCCCTCCGGGGCCGCATGGAGGCCCTGGGCAATGATCCGGACTCGGGCTTCCTGGAGCTGCGGGTGGCCTCGAACGGCTAG
- a CDS encoding ATP adenylyltransferase family protein yields the protein MNTRTEPLRPQELWSRTLDTTGQGLTTGALQPIATECRVLEHQGVDFQVRVLGRAHLKEDRARREPPRAQPFNPFEHPDPHLVVGPLTPTHVCLLNKFNVVEHHLLIVTRVFEEQESWLTAADFEALALCMSGLDGLGFYNSGEAAGASQRHKHLQLIPPLGPEGLRVPMEALLTPPPPRGQVLELPALGFAHRVTGLGPWEDSPSRDGARMLDAYRALMAAADMHTTPPPPYNLLTTRDWMLLAPRSRAESHGINVNAMGFAGSLLVKTTEQCEHLRQLGPMELLARVTRP from the coding sequence ATGAACACGCGCACCGAACCGCTGCGGCCCCAGGAGTTGTGGTCCCGCACGCTCGACACCACCGGGCAGGGCCTGACCACGGGCGCCCTGCAGCCCATCGCCACCGAGTGCCGCGTCCTGGAGCACCAGGGCGTGGACTTCCAGGTGCGGGTGCTCGGCCGGGCGCACCTCAAGGAAGACCGGGCCAGGCGCGAGCCTCCGCGCGCCCAGCCCTTCAACCCCTTCGAGCACCCGGATCCCCATCTGGTGGTGGGCCCGCTGACGCCCACCCACGTGTGCCTGCTCAACAAGTTCAACGTCGTCGAGCACCACCTGCTCATCGTGACGCGTGTGTTCGAGGAGCAGGAGTCCTGGCTCACCGCCGCCGACTTCGAGGCGCTCGCGCTGTGCATGAGCGGGCTGGACGGGCTGGGCTTCTACAACTCCGGCGAGGCCGCGGGCGCGAGCCAGCGCCACAAGCACCTGCAGCTCATTCCGCCCCTGGGCCCCGAGGGCCTGCGCGTGCCCATGGAGGCGCTGCTGACCCCGCCGCCGCCGCGCGGCCAGGTGCTGGAGCTGCCCGCCCTGGGCTTCGCGCACCGGGTGACGGGCCTCGGCCCCTGGGAGGACAGCCCCTCGCGGGACGGCGCGCGGATGCTGGACGCCTATCGGGCGCTGATGGCCGCGGCCGACATGCACACCACGCCCCCGCCGCCCTACAACCTGCTGACCACCCGGGACTGGATGCTGCTCGCGCCCCGCTCGCGCGCCGAGTCCCACGGCATCAACGTCAACGCCATGGGCTTCGCGGGCTCGCTGCTCGTCAAGACGACGGAGCAGTGCGAGCACCTGCGGCAGCTCGGCCCCATGGAGCTGCTCGCGCGGGTGACCCGGCCCTGA